TGCCGCACTCGCACTCGCCACCGGCGGCCTCGCGCAGGCGCAGAGCACGATCAAGATCGCCGGCCTCTACGAGCTGTCGGGCGCAGGCGCCAGCGCGGGCACCAACTTCAAGAACGGCGTCGACATGGCGATCAAGGAGATCAACGCCGCCGGTGGCATCCTGGGCAAGAAGATCGAGCACGGCATCAGCGACACGCAGTCCAACCCCGGCGTCGCCAAGGGCCTGGCCGCCAAGGCGATCGACGACGACGCGTTCGCGGTGTTCGGTCCGGTGTTCTCGGGCTCGATCATGGTCAGCATGGCCGAGACCCAGCGCGCCGAGGTGCCCAACTTCACCGGCGGCGAGGCCGCTGCGATCACGCAGAAGGGCAACCCGTACATCTTCCGCACCAGCTTCACGCAGACCACCGCGATGCCCAAGGTGGCGCGCTACATCGCCCAGGGCCTGAAGGCCAAGACGGTGGCGGTGCTGTTCGTCAACAACGACTTCGGCAAGGGCGGCCGTGACGCCATCACCAAGGCCCTCGAGGCCCAAGGCGTGAAGGTGGTGGCCGACATCTCGACCGACAGCGGCCAGATCGACTTCTCGGCCCCGGTGCTGAAAGCCAAGCAGGCCAACGCCGACGCGCTGTTCGTCTACACCAATGAAGAAGAGTCGGCGCGCGCGCTGCGCGAGCTGCGCAAGCAGGGCTACAACAAGCCGATTGTCGGCGAGACCACGCTGACCGGCCAGAAGGTGATCGAGCTCGCCGGTGACGCCGCCAACGGCGCCATCGCCCACGTCGGCCTGACGATCGACGCGCCGAACCCGCTGATGCTCAAGTTCAAGGCCAAGTTCTACCAGGACTACAAGTACTTCTCCGATCACAACGGCATCAAGGGCTACACCGGCGTGTACATCATGAAGGCGGCGATCGAGAAGGCCGGCAAGCTCGACCGCAAGGCGGTGGCCAGCGCGCTGCACGGCCTGAAGATCTCGGCGGCCAAGAACCCGGGCGTGATCATGGACGTGAGCGTCGACAACAACGGCGACCTCGACCGCGAGAGCTTCCTGGTCGAGGTCAAGGACGGCAAGCAGGTCGTCAAGGAAACGCTGCCGGCGCTGGGCGCCAAGTAAGGCCCGAGACGCGCCGAGCCGCGCACCGCGCGCTGCTGATCCGGCGCGTTTTTCCTCCCCCGAGCCGGGGGAGGCGATCCAACCCGAGGGGTCACCGATGACCGATTTCCTGCAGCTGCTGTTCTCCGGTGTCGCCACCGGCAGCATCTACGCGCTGGCCGCACTGGGCTTCACTCTGCTGTGGCAAGCCAGCGGCACCATCAACTTCGCCCAGGGCGAGTTCGTGATGCTGCCCGCCTTCATCATGCTGGGCTTCGCCGCGATGGGCCTGCCGCTGCTGGCCGCCTTTGCCGCGACCTGCTTCGTGTCGGTGTTCGTGCTCGGCTGGGCCTTCAAGCGCGGCATCGCCGACCCGCTGCTCAAGTTCGGCCTGATGCCGATCGTGGTGGCCACCATCGGCCTGGCGATCGCGATGCGCAACGGCATCCGCGCCGGCTACAGCGCCGAGGCCCACCCGTTCCCGAGCCTGTTCGCCGACAAGCTGTTCAACATCGGTGGCGTCACGATCACGCTGGCCGACGTCGGCACGCTGGCCTTCGCGCTGCTGCTGGTGCTGGCCACGCAGGCCTTCCTGAACAAGACCGTCACCGGCCGCGCGATGCAGGCCGTGGCGCAGAACACCGAGAGCGCCACGGTGCTGGGCATCAACGTGCCGCGCATGGTGTTCTACACCTTCGCGATCAACGCGCTGCTGGCCTGCGCGGCCGCGCTGCTGGTCACGCCGACGTACCTGGCCAAGTTCGACATGGGCGAGGGCCTGGGCAACAAGGCCTTCTTCGCCGCCATCATCGGCGGCTTCAACAACAGCCGCGGCGCGCTGCTGGGTGGCGTCATCGTCGGCGTGGCCGAGAACCTGGCCGCAGCCTACATCTCGCCGGCCTACAAGGACGCGGTGGCGCTGGTGCTGTTCATGGTCGTGATCCTGTTCAAGCCGCAAGGTTTGCTGGGAACCAAAGAGATGCGGAAAGTCTGAGGCCCGAGCCGGAGAACCCCCATGAAGACACTCCACAAGATCGGCCTGCTGGCCATCCTCGCGCTGCTGCTGGGCGCGCCGCCGATGCTCAAGAGCTACGGCGTCTACCTGTTCACCTACTGGGTGGTGTTCATCATCGCCACCATGGGCCTGAACCTGACGATCGGCTACGCCGGCCAGAAATCGCTCGGCCACGCCGCCTTCTTCGGCATCGGCGCCTACACGGTGGCGATCCTGATGCAGGCCGGCATCAGCTTCTGGATCGGCCTGCCGGTGGCGATGCTCGGCTGCTTCGTGATCGGCCTGATCGTCGGCTTCCCGGCGCTGCGGGTGCAGACCATCTACCTGGCGTTCGCGACGCTCGGCTTCAACACCGCCGTCTGGCTGGTGATGCGCAACGAGGAGTGGCTGACCGGCGGCACCTTCGGCATCAACAACATCGCGCGGCCGAGCCTGTTCGGCATCAGCCTCGACGGCAACCTGGCGTACTACTACTTCGTGCTGGCGGTGGCCGTCATCCTCGGCGCACTGCTGTTCGGCCTGCTGCGATCGCCGTGGGGCAAGGCCTTCACCGCCTTGCGCGACAACCCGATCCGCGCCGAGAGCCTGGGCATCAACGTGCAGAACTACACCCTGCTGGCGTTCGCGATCGGTGCGGTCTATGCCGGTGTGGCCGGTGCGCTGTTCGCCAGCCTGGTGCAGTTCATCGATCCGGCGCCGTTCACCGTGGGCGCCTCGATCATGATGTACCTGATGGTGGTGCTGGGCGGCCTGGGCTACTTCTTCGGCCCGGTGCTGGGCGCGGCGGTCGGCGTGCTGCTGCCCGAATGGATGCGCGACCTGAAGGACTGGTACCTGTTCGCCTTCGGCAGCGTGGTGATCCTGCTGATGCTGTGGCTGCCCGACGGGCTGCTCTCCATCCCCGACCGCATCCGCGCCCGCCGACTCTCGCGCGAGGCCTCGGCCGCACGCGCCGCTGCCGCCGCCACGGCGGTCGAAGGAACTCAGCCATGAGCCCCGTCCAAGGACCTGCCCTCCTCAAGGTCACCGACCTGAAAAAGTCCTACGGCGCGATCCGCGCGGTGGGCGGCGTGAGCTTCGACGTGCGTCCCGGCGAGATCTTCGGCGTGATCGGCCCGAACGGCTCGGGCAAGACCACGATGTTCAACAGCGTGCTCGGCCAGATCACGCCCGACGCCGGCCGCATCGAGCTCAACGGCCGCGACATCACGAATCTGAGCCCGCTCGAACTCAACCGCCGCGGCGTCGGCCGCACCTTCCAGACCCTGCAGGTATTCGGCAAGATGACGGTGCGCGACAACCTGATCGTCGCCGCGCAGGAGCACCAGGGCACGATGTTCAGCCGCATGTTCGCGCCGGGTGATTCGGGGCTGGGCGCCAAGGCCGACGAGCTGATCGACCTGTTCCGCATCCGCCACGTCGCGCACAAGAAGGCCGGCGAGCTGAGCTACGGCCAGCAGAAGCTGGTCGACATCGCGATGGCCTTCATGAGCGAGCCCGACCTGGTGCTGCTCGACGAGCCGTGTGCGGGTGTCAACCCGAGCCTGGTGGGCGGCATCAGCACGCTGCTCAAGCAGCTCAACCAGAAGCAGAAGGGCTCGTTCGTGGTGATCGAGCACAACATGGACTTCGTGATGGACCTGTGCCACCGCATCATGGTGATGGTCGAGGGCCAGGTGATGGCGATCGGCACGCCGGCCGAGATCCGCGCCAACAAGCAGGTGCTCGACGCCTACCTGGGGAATTGAGATGAGTGATCACGCGATCGAGTTCGAGAACGTGCT
This portion of the Leptothrix cholodnii SP-6 genome encodes:
- a CDS encoding branched-chain amino acid ABC transporter permease translates to MTDFLQLLFSGVATGSIYALAALGFTLLWQASGTINFAQGEFVMLPAFIMLGFAAMGLPLLAAFAATCFVSVFVLGWAFKRGIADPLLKFGLMPIVVATIGLAIAMRNGIRAGYSAEAHPFPSLFADKLFNIGGVTITLADVGTLAFALLLVLATQAFLNKTVTGRAMQAVAQNTESATVLGINVPRMVFYTFAINALLACAAALLVTPTYLAKFDMGEGLGNKAFFAAIIGGFNNSRGALLGGVIVGVAENLAAAYISPAYKDAVALVLFMVVILFKPQGLLGTKEMRKV
- a CDS encoding ABC transporter substrate-binding protein, with amino-acid sequence MNFPRRHISLAVAALALATGGLAQAQSTIKIAGLYELSGAGASAGTNFKNGVDMAIKEINAAGGILGKKIEHGISDTQSNPGVAKGLAAKAIDDDAFAVFGPVFSGSIMVSMAETQRAEVPNFTGGEAAAITQKGNPYIFRTSFTQTTAMPKVARYIAQGLKAKTVAVLFVNNDFGKGGRDAITKALEAQGVKVVADISTDSGQIDFSAPVLKAKQANADALFVYTNEEESARALRELRKQGYNKPIVGETTLTGQKVIELAGDAANGAIAHVGLTIDAPNPLMLKFKAKFYQDYKYFSDHNGIKGYTGVYIMKAAIEKAGKLDRKAVASALHGLKISAAKNPGVIMDVSVDNNGDLDRESFLVEVKDGKQVVKETLPALGAK
- a CDS encoding ABC transporter ATP-binding protein, with amino-acid sequence MSPVQGPALLKVTDLKKSYGAIRAVGGVSFDVRPGEIFGVIGPNGSGKTTMFNSVLGQITPDAGRIELNGRDITNLSPLELNRRGVGRTFQTLQVFGKMTVRDNLIVAAQEHQGTMFSRMFAPGDSGLGAKADELIDLFRIRHVAHKKAGELSYGQQKLVDIAMAFMSEPDLVLLDEPCAGVNPSLVGGISTLLKQLNQKQKGSFVVIEHNMDFVMDLCHRIMVMVEGQVMAIGTPAEIRANKQVLDAYLGN
- a CDS encoding branched-chain amino acid ABC transporter permease, which encodes MKTLHKIGLLAILALLLGAPPMLKSYGVYLFTYWVVFIIATMGLNLTIGYAGQKSLGHAAFFGIGAYTVAILMQAGISFWIGLPVAMLGCFVIGLIVGFPALRVQTIYLAFATLGFNTAVWLVMRNEEWLTGGTFGINNIARPSLFGISLDGNLAYYYFVLAVAVILGALLFGLLRSPWGKAFTALRDNPIRAESLGINVQNYTLLAFAIGAVYAGVAGALFASLVQFIDPAPFTVGASIMMYLMVVLGGLGYFFGPVLGAAVGVLLPEWMRDLKDWYLFAFGSVVILLMLWLPDGLLSIPDRIRARRLSREASAARAAAAATAVEGTQP